The genomic region TCTTTGTCACCTCGCCGTTCTTGAGCTGCTCGGCGGTTATCTTCGTGCCCTGCGCTATGCCGCAGGCGTTGAGGTAGTAGCAGTTGTTGAGGGTTGTGGTTGCGCCGTAGTAAGCGTCACCTACAAAGGTTCTTGAAAATCTATTCCCATTGCTGCTGCCAAGATATAGGCAGTTGTTCAGAGTGCAGGTGCCTTCCTGACTTCCTACGAATCCCGCCATTTTTTCCTTTCCTGTATCCGTCGTGGCAGTGATATTACCCTTTACAACGCAGTCATCGATGGTAACATTGGCACCGGGTTTTACAGAGCAAATCAAGCCCGCCGCGTCGCATGCGCTAATTAGAATACTGCTCGTGATGTTCACGTTGCTGACACAGTTAGTGAGGGTGATGGTGCCATAGGCACTCATAAGCAATCCAGACAAAAACTTTTCGTTTGAGGTTATCTGCCCTTCGGTGCGCAGGTTTTTGATGGTGGCGCCTTCCACAACGCTGAAGGGAGCTATGTACCCGTTTGAACCGCTATCCCAGTTGAGCTTCAGCGTATATCCCTGTCCGTCGAACATGCCGGAGTACTCATGAGCGTTAGTACCCGCCATCGTGATGTCCGAACCGAGATCGACATTCGCCGTCATCTTGGCGTTGAGCTTGGTCTGTCCGCCCTTCACGAGGTCGCAGAACTCTTTCCAGTTCTCCTTTGATGCGATTTCGTAGCAGTCCTTTTCGGCGAGGTTGATGGCCACGGTCCGGTCGGCATTGACGGTGGTTGAGCCGTTGAAGCCGCCCTCAAAGGCGATTCCGGAGTAATAATGGTGCTCGTTGTAGTCGCTACCCATGAGGTCCTTTGCGGTAAAGGTGGGCAAACCGCCGTGGATACCCTTGCCGTTGGTGGCGTAGCGCGTGGCTTTTACCTGGCTATTGTAGGTAAACTCCACCTTGCGCACCCGCTTGGCGTCGTTACCGGTGAGCAGTGGCTCGGTGTCCTTATTGAGATCCTGTCCCCACACCATGTTGTTTCTGCGGGCTTGCAACTTATACGCCACCTCGCCACTCTTGAGCTGCTCCTCGGTTATCTTCGTGCCCTGCGCCGTGCCGCAGGCGTTGAGGTAGTAGCAGTTCGTGACGGTGGCGTTATTGGCGAAGGTGTTGCTGTCGCCGTTGGTGTTGTCCGCGTTGTTCTCGCCGATGTAGAGACAGTTAGTCAGGGTGCAGGAGCCGTACTGGTAAAATACGAATCCACCCATTCTTTTCTTGCCTTCGTCCGTCATGGCAGTGATGTTGCCTTCGACGAGGCAGTCGGTGATGGCGACCTTGGCACGGCTGTCTATATAAGAAATCATGCCCGCCGCATCGCATATGCCGCCGGTATGACTGCTCGTGATGTTCACATTGCTAGCGCAGTTGGAAATGTTGACGGTGCCATAATAAGCGTCACCAACCAATCCTGACAAATAGTAACTGCTAGACTTGATTGTTCCTTCGGTACGCAGGTTCTTGATAGTGGCGTTGCCCACTTTCTTGAAGGGGGCAATGTCAGAGTCTGAGCCGCCATTCCAATTGAACTTCAGCGTATGGTTCTGTCCGTCGAACGTACCGGCATAAAGATGGGAGGTAGTCCCCACCATTGCGATGTCCGAGCCGAGGTTGATGTCGGCTTCAAGCCGGGCGTTGAGATTAGTCCTTCCCTTTTCGTTGACGAGTTTGCAGAACACCTTCCATTCGTTGGCGTCCTTGATGAGTATCGTGCCGTATTGGTCACGGCGCGCCACGATGATGGTATGCGAGAGGGAGGCCGCCTCGTAGAAATTGGTCTCTTTCTGCGTGAAGGTGATGGTCGCCTCGCCTGCCGTGCCGCCGAACTTGAGATAAGGATTATCGTAGCGGAGGACGGCGTTGTTGCTGCTGGTAACGCTGAAGGACTCATCGTTATAATCAAAATTCTCGCCGCTCTTTGTTTTGCTATTATTGAGATAGTCGCGTATGCTGTAAGAGGTATTGTTGAAAATCACGTCGGGCAGGCCTTCTGAGGTAAAGGTTACGCGGTCGCGTTTCATCGTGACCGTCGTTTTGCACTGCGCTTTGGCACAGTTCTCACTGGCACTGCAAGTGGCGGTGAGAACTACCGTCCCGGGGCGCTTGAACTTTAGGAGTCCGTTCGCGTTGACAGTAGCAATATCGTTGTTGTTCAGCTTGTACCCGACAGAGCCGCTGTGATCATCGTAGTTGGCTTGGGGATGAAATATTGGCATGTAGTACATATCGTACCTGTCCTTCTTGAACCTCACCTTGGGTGCCCTGACATAACCCACGATGATGTCGCGCACCTTGAACTGGTCCCAATCGCGCTTGTTGTGGGCCCGGATCTCGACGCTTCGTGCCGTGGCATCGTACTGGTAGACGACGATGTTGTTGTCGTCGTCATTGAGATTATTCTCATTGTGTCCTTTTATCCCCGAATTCGACACGGCTTCCTTCTCGAAGTAATATTTATAGCCCCCTGTAACGCTGCTGATGCGCTTGATGCCATCTTTGTCGCGATAGCTCTTTCCACCCTCCGTGTCGCGCAGGATAATCCAGCGGATGGAATAGCCGTCGTCGGCCTTTACGGTGATGCGAGAGCCCTTTGCGGGCTGATAGATGGCACCGTTGCCCGAGCTGCCTGAAGTAGTGCAACTACTGAATGTGATTTCCACCTTCCCCTTTCGGAGTGTTGTTACTGTCTTGTGCTTGCCTAATTCGCGTGAGCGGAATGTCTCATAGCCCTCACGACCATAATTTGTCGCCAACGCCGGCAGTGCCAGCACGAGGACAAACAGGAAGAGGCAGAGCCTCTGAATGATGTTTTTTGTTTTCATATAAATTGAAATTAAATATTGCGTTTTGAAATCTGAGTCGCTACGCCGAGAAATCTCCCAAATCTTTCCAAATCTTCCAAATTTATTTGTTCGATTTGTCCAGATTTGTAAGATTTCTGTGCCGCGAGGCACACTCCTTGAGTCGGCTTCGCCGAGACGAGTTGATGAGCCGACAGGCGAGTAAATCCTCCAAATCTTTCCAAATCCTCCAATTTTTATCATTATTAAATTAAGATTGAAAATAAATATTCTTTTGGTTATCGGGGGTATAGTTACCGCGTTTTCCGGAAGACTTCCTTGTATATTTCTGTCCGTTCCCGATTACGTCGTACGAGAAGGTTGATCGTATCTTGGGAAAGGGAATCCAAAAGATGCTTGTGTGCCAAGCCGTCGAACGGTTCTTCAAACGGACGGAGATAATACAGTTTTTCCTTTCGCGTGGAGATTTCGGTGAACTTTTCATCCATATCGACTGAAAAGCCGATGGTTATTTCTCCGGTTTTATTTTTTAAGATGTATACCCAACAGTTCTTTTTCATCTTTGCTGCTCGTTGATTCTGTTGCAAAATTATTCCACGAAGACCAACGGGGTGTCTCATATTTGCAAAAACTTGTATCATATTTGTAATTCGCAAGGAAACTGACGAATTACAGATGCCCGGAACACCTATTCCTTCTCCTCGGCCGAATCCTTTTGCGTTTTCTTTTTTTCTTTGGAAACAGCTTTGTATTCTGAAGGCGACATCCCGAAGAAAGTCCGGAAACAACGATTAAATGTGGCTCGAGAATTGAATCCTGACCTATATTCCACCTCGTTGATGTTCAAGTCGGGATTGTTGGTGAGCAGCGAAGCCGCGTGCCGCAGCCGGTAGCCGTTGATAAATTCGTTGACCGTGGCTCCATCGGCATAATTGCGCACGGCATTGGTGATATAGACGGCATTTGTTCCAATCCGCTTTGAGAGAATGTCGCGGTTCAACTCCGTGTCTTTATAGACTTTCTCTTTCTGCATCAGCTCGCACAGCTGGCGATAGATTTTTCCTTCACGGTCGAGTTCTTCCTCGGGAACGAGCCTTGCCGCGGTCTCCATGTCGCTTTCCGCCTTGCGGTATAATAGAATGGAGTCGTACAACGCCCTGTTTTTACGGCGCAAGCGGCGGGTGTAGATGATGTAAAGTACGACGGTGGCAAGCAGCAATGCCACGATGATGAGTGAGAGATAGAGTCGTGTTGTGATGACCTCGTTCCGGAGTGTGAGCTTGTCAACCTCGAAGATGGTGCGCAGTTCGTCGAGCTGCTTGGCAAGCTCGGTGTTGCGCAGTTTGTCTTTATGTGGGATGATGACTCTGTACAATTCTGCGGCTTCCTTGTATCGTCCGGCCTGCGTGTAGAGGTCGGCTTGCTGCATCTGCACGGTGAGCAAGCTGACGGAGTCGCCGGCGGCAGCCATGATACCCATGTTCTCGTTGTTGCAGGCAATGGCCCGGTCGTACTGTTTTGTGGCTGCATAGTAGCGGGCTTTCACTTGCAGAAGCTTGAATCGGGCGACGGCTTTGCGTCCCTCGGCATATTTATCGGCGAGCTGCAGCAATTCCTTGGCGCGGTCGTAATGGCCTGTTTCCAATTCAGCGACGGCAGTTGCCAGCGTGCAGTAGAGATAGCGTCCGTTGAGCGAGGGTGTGTAGCCTTTTCGCAGGGCTTCGTTCTTGTATTTGTCGATAACCGCTTTCCATTCCGCGCATTTCGTCCTTAGCTTTTCAT from Prevotella nigrescens harbors:
- a CDS encoding helix-turn-helix domain-containing protein, whose product is MKHFITLLFVITLSVGEMYAATPADSIRKEMKHLKGEKLLQAYHHLCRLAAAEDNMGYELRCIREYLAESLRQKDKEAEAQARVTQLYCYYNYEMTDSISYYLPEVLSTMKKNGTWDYYYNAWNVLIESYLYEDKVQTALFEAQKMYADARKRKSSCGLGTSTYGMACIYQTMGRFREAEKTIEESIAALSKSDEISQLLSAYNVLGETLDGLRKYEKLRTKCAEWKAVIDKYKNEALRKGYTPSLNGRYLYCTLATAVAELETGHYDRAKELLQLADKYAEGRKAVARFKLLQVKARYYAATKQYDRAIACNNENMGIMAAAGDSVSLLTVQMQQADLYTQAGRYKEAAELYRVIIPHKDKLRNTELAKQLDELRTIFEVDKLTLRNEVITTRLYLSLIIVALLLATVVLYIIYTRRLRRKNRALYDSILLYRKAESDMETAARLVPEEELDREGKIYRQLCELMQKEKVYKDTELNRDILSKRIGTNAVYITNAVRNYADGATVNEFINGYRLRHAASLLTNNPDLNINEVEYRSGFNSRATFNRCFRTFFGMSPSEYKAVSKEKKKTQKDSAEEKE